The sequence below is a genomic window from Denitratisoma sp. DHT3.
GCCGCTGGCGCCCGACCGGCTACGGCAGCGGGGCTTCAACCAGGCGCTGGAAATCGCCCGGCCCATCGCCCGCCAACTGGGCCTGGAACTGGCGCCGGAGATCTGCCGGCGCCGCGGCGCCACCACCTCCCAGGCCCATCTGCCCTGGCGGGCGCGACGGAAGAACGTGCACCATGCCTTCGAATGCCTGACCGATCTCGCCGGCGCCCGGGTGCTGGTGGTGGACGACGTGATGACCACCGGCGCCACGCTGGACGAATTCGCCGCCACCCTCAAACGTCACGGCGCCGTCAGCGTCGGCAACTGGGTGGTGGCGCGAACATTGAAGGATTCGCCCCCCTTCACCCCCCTCCCGGGGGGTTCTTAAAGGCGCGCTGCGCTCGGAATCACGAGGTGCCTCGTGGTAAGAACCGTCCGTTTGCGCCTCCGGCGCGTGCCGCTTTCCCTTGGGGCGGCCCTGCGGGAAAGCTGATTTTTTGCGCAGCGCCTCTGGATCAGCGCAGCTTCTGCGCCACCTGGGCCGCCAGGTCCGGAGGCAAGGTGCCGCTGTCACGGGCCTTGCGATAGGCATCCTGGGCTTCGGCATCGCGGTGGTCGGCATCGAGAGACAGGCCCAGGCCGTACCACCAGCGGCCTTCGGCGGGGCGCAGGCTCAGCGCGGCCTGGTAACGCTGGGCGGACTCGCCGTAGCGTTGCAGCTTGTGCAGCAGCAGGCCGCGAAACGCCTGGTAGTCGGCGTTGCGTTCCGCGGGCGCACCGTGGGCGGCCAGCAGTTCGGCGGCCCGCGCCACCTCGCCCTGCTCCACCAGCAAGCGCGCCGCGATCATCGCCCAACTGCTTTGCGTCGGGTCGAGGGCCAGGCCATCGACGGCGACCGTCTGCGCTTCGCGCCACTGCTTCTGGTCCACCAGCACGCTCAGCAACGCCTGCCGCGCCTGGGCGTGGCGGCTGTCCAACTGCAGGGCGTGGCGCAGGCCGTCCACGCCTTCGGCCAGGCTGCCCCGGCGCACCGCGCTCAGGGCCTTGCGGTATTCGGCATCGGCCACCTCGGACACTTTGGGCGTCCGTGACGTCTTGTCGATCTGGGGCGGCGTCTCCGGCGTTCTCGCTTCCGGGGGCGGCGGCGCCTTTTGCGGCGCCGCCGCTTGAGGAGGAAGCGCGGGCTTCATCCCGGGCGGCGGACGCGCCCCCAGATCGGGAGTCATTCTGAGCGAAGGCAAGGAGCGGGCAGATGGTGGCGCCGGGACGGAGGCCGGGGATGCGGGGGGAGAAGACAACGCAGCCGGCGGCATCATGGACACCGCCGGCTCCGGCGCGGGGGCCGGCGTCGGGGCTGGGGCCGGAGCCGGTGCGGCCGCCCCCTGGTGGATGTCCCCCGGATACCGCGATACCGCCCAGGTGACGACGCCTCCAGCGACGACCCCCACCAGCAGCAGCATCGCATCCCGGCGCCGGGAAGGCCGGGCGCGCGCCGGCAACGTCCGCACGTGGGCGGCCAAGCCGGCGCGCTCCACCGCCGGCGCGTCCCGGCGGTCCAGGTCCCGCAACATTTGATTCAGCAGACTCATCTCTTCACCAGTTCGGTCGCCACCAGGGTACGCTGCCGGCGCCGTCGGTATCGGCCACCGCCAGACGAACGTGCCCCACGGTGACCCGCTGCGCGCCCTGGCCGAAGGCGGCCAGCAGAGCCTTGTGGGCCAGGATGTTCACCAGCCGGGGGGCGCCGCCGGAACTGCGGTGCAGCGCCTGGCGCGCCGCCGGCGTGAAGGGGGAGTCGCCCTGCCGGCCGGCGACCTTGAGGCGATGAGCCAGATAAAGATCCATCTCCTCGCGATCCAGATTGCTCATCCGGTAATGAAAGGCGATGCGTTGCCGCAATTGGCGCACCCGTGGCTGAGCCAGCATCTCGTCCAATTCGGGCTGGCCGAACAGCACGATGTGGATCAACTTGCGTTTCTCGGTTTCCAGGTTCGACAGCAGGCGCAGACTTTCCAGCGTCAGCATCGGCATGGTCTGGGCTTCGTCGATGCACAGCACCACCGAACGCCCCTCCCCCGCCAGTTCCAGCAGGCGCTGGTTGATGCGACGAATGACATGGGCCGCCTCTCCCGGACCGATGCCGACCCCCAATTCCTCCGCCACCAATTGCAGCAGCGCCTTGGCGTCCATCTGCGGATTCGGGATGTAGGCGCAGATGAATTCCTCGCCCAACGTGGTCAGAAACCGGCGGCACAGCAAGGTTTTGCCCATGCCGACCTCGGCGGTGATCTTGATGAAACCCTCACCGCTTTGCAGCGCCAGCAGCAGCGTGTTCATCGCCTCGCGATGGGCGGCGGCGGAGTAAAGATATTCGGTGTCCGGCGTGATGCTGAAAGGCGGTTCGGCGAGTCCAAAATGAGCCAGATACACCATGTCATGTATCTCCGCCGGCTACTTCACCATCTTGGTGGGGTCGGGCGCCTTGCCATCCAATCCCCGCAAGCGCTGGCTGACCTGCTCCAGATCCTGGACCCACGCCTTGTCGTCGCCGATGATCGTGGGTTTGATCAGAATCACCAGCTCCGTCTTGCTCATGGACGAGCCCCTCTGCCCAAGCAGCGTCCCGGCGGCGGAACCCGTGGTTCCGGGCAAGCCGCTGCTGTTGCTGGTCTGTTTCTGCTTCATCAGGCCGCCTATCGCGACGATGTTGCCATCCTGCACCCGGACGATGCTGTCGGTCTCATTGACGCTGCTGGAGGCAAGCGGCAATTTGTAGGTGCCCAGCACGGTGCCGAGATCGATGACTTTTTCCTTTTCCACCACCTGTGTCACCGCCGGATGGACATGGAGGATCACATTGTTGTCCTCGTCGATCTGGGGCGTCACATCCAGGGAAATCCCGGAGAAGTACGACTGCAGGGTCAAGCTGGGCGTGCTCACGCTGCCCGTGGTCGTGCTCGTGGTGTTGGTGGTCACGTTGGTCACGAACAGATCGTCCGTGCCGACCTTCAACACGGCTTTCTGGTTGTTGATGGTGGCGATGCGGGGACTGGAAAGCACCTGCACATCCCCCTGGCCTTCCAGGAAATTCAGCAGGGCGGAAAAACTGGCCGTTTGCAGGGCCAGGCCAAAAAATCCCGCGCCGGTGGAGGCCGTGGACAAACCGCCGAAGCGGCCTGGCAGTACGGAAACGTCGCTGTTGCCGAAGGCCGTCGGGCTGCCGTTCGCGGCCAAAGTGTTCAGAATCGTTCCGGGTGCCGAGACCCCCAGTGCGCTGCGCCCGCTTCCAGAATTGTTGGACGCATTGCCGAAAGCTGCCCAGTTGATGCCCGCCTGGTAATTCTGATTGAGGGAAACCTCGATGATCTTGGCTTCCAGCATCACCTGTCTATCCACGACGACTTGGGTGGCCTTGAGGTAGCCCTCGATGGCGCGCAATTCGCTCGGCAATGCCTTGACCAGAATCACGCCGGAGATCGGGTTGATGACGACGCTGCGCCCCTCCCCGCCTCCGATCAGGGTATTCATGGCCGTCGTGATGTCGCGCCAGAAGTCATTGTCGGAACTGGTTTGAACCCGGCTGGTCAGATTGCCGGTCGCCGACGTGGGGCTTCCGCTTCCCTGAACCGGCGTAGTCGTGCCGCTTGTCGACGGTGTTGGCATTCCCGTATTGGTCCCACCGACAGGCCCCGTCCCGACGATCGCCGATGAGGTCACCCGCAGGTCCGTATTGCCCTGCCGCCGGGAAGCCAGGTAGTTCAC
It includes:
- a CDS encoding tetratricopeptide repeat protein; the protein is MSLLNQMLRDLDRRDAPAVERAGLAAHVRTLPARARPSRRRDAMLLLVGVVAGGVVTWAVSRYPGDIHQGAAAPAPAPAPTPAPAPEPAVSMMPPAALSSPPASPASVPAPPSARSLPSLRMTPDLGARPPPGMKPALPPQAAAPQKAPPPPEARTPETPPQIDKTSRTPKVSEVADAEYRKALSAVRRGSLAEGVDGLRHALQLDSRHAQARQALLSVLVDQKQWREAQTVAVDGLALDPTQSSWAMIAARLLVEQGEVARAAELLAAHGAPAERNADYQAFRGLLLHKLQRYGESAQRYQAALSLRPAEGRWWYGLGLSLDADHRDAEAQDAYRKARDSGTLPPDLAAQVAQKLR
- a CDS encoding secretin N-terminal domain-containing protein, which encodes MSLKKTIYALSVLVLLAGCASQLPPRPGVVRDRISEEMQQALAERRIVDSADKALMPPLAVQLPGNGQETGGRFDLSVVNAPATQVFMAIVNGTRYNMLVGPEVSGQITVNLKDVTVKEALEAIRDLYGYEFQIKGNRISIQPNTIQTRMFQVNYLASRRQGNTDLRVTSSAIVGTGPVGGTNTGMPTPSTSGTTTPVQGSGSPTSATGNLTSRVQTSSDNDFWRDITTAMNTLIGGGEGRSVVINPISGVILVKALPSELRAIEGYLKATQVVVDRQVMLEAKIIEVSLNQNYQAGINWAAFGNASNNSGSGRSALGVSAPGTILNTLAANGSPTAFGNSDVSVLPGRFGGLSTASTGAGFFGLALQTASFSALLNFLEGQGDVQVLSSPRIATINNQKAVLKVGTDDLFVTNVTTNTTSTTTGSVSTPSLTLQSYFSGISLDVTPQIDEDNNVILHVHPAVTQVVEKEKVIDLGTVLGTYKLPLASSSVNETDSIVRVQDGNIVAIGGLMKQKQTSNSSGLPGTTGSAAGTLLGQRGSSMSKTELVILIKPTIIGDDKAWVQDLEQVSQRLRGLDGKAPDPTKMVK
- a CDS encoding ExeA family protein, which gives rise to MVYLAHFGLAEPPFSITPDTEYLYSAAAHREAMNTLLLALQSGEGFIKITAEVGMGKTLLCRRFLTTLGEEFICAYIPNPQMDAKALLQLVAEELGVGIGPGEAAHVIRRINQRLLELAGEGRSVVLCIDEAQTMPMLTLESLRLLSNLETEKRKLIHIVLFGQPELDEMLAQPRVRQLRQRIAFHYRMSNLDREEMDLYLAHRLKVAGRQGDSPFTPAARQALHRSSGGAPRLVNILAHKALLAAFGQGAQRVTVGHVRLAVADTDGAGSVPWWRPNW